The following is a genomic window from Hymenobacter monticola.
CTGGCGGCGCTGGCGGCGGAACTGGCGCTGCCCGCGCTGGCCCAGGTCAGCGTCGATACCGTGGAGCGCTACCAGGGCTCGCAGCGCGACGTCATCGTGGTGAGTTTCTGCTGCCACCACGAGCACCAGTTAGAGCTGATGGTGTCGCCCAACGAAGACGGCACCGTCGACCGCAAGCTCAATGTGGCACTCACGCGTGCGCGGCAGCAGCTGGTGCTGCTTGGAAATGAGGAGGTTTTGCAACGCGCGCCGCACCATGCTGCGCTGCTGGCGCGCGTTGCAAAACCGTAGGGCCGCCGGCCGGCCGGCTATTGAATATCCAACAGCTCCACCTCGAAGCGCAGCACCGAATTAGGCGGGATGGAGCCGGCCTGCCGGTTCTTATAGCCGAGCGCCGACGGAATCAGCAACACGCTTTTCTCGCCTTTGCGCATGAGCGCAATGCCTTCGTCCCAACCTTTGATGACCTCGCCTGTGCCCAGCGAAAATCGGAAGGGCGCAAATCGGTTATTGTTGGCGTCGAATACTTTGCCGTTGAGCAACGTGCCGGTGTAAAGCACCGATACCGTTTTTCCGGCCACGGCCTGCTGGGCTGCGGGCACGGGCGCCACGGGCACATAGTAGAGGCCCGAGCCTTGGCGCTGGGCGTTGGCAATGTTGTTATCGACGAGGTAATTCTTGATGAGGCCCTCATCGACGGTGGCGTAGTCGACGTCCTCTTCTTTCTTGCAGGCGGTAGTGGCAATGGCGGCCGTGCCCAACAGCACCGGAAATAGAAGCCGGAGAAGGCCGGTTGAAAAAGAGAATTTCATGCGGATTTTTTAGGTGAAAATAGTGTTGGCTTTGGCCTGTTTGGGCCGCGCGTTGGTGCCCTTTAAAAAACCGGCGGCCTCGCGAAACGCGGGCCGCCGGCTTGTGAATCGACGCAATGGCCCGGAATTAGCGCACGTCCGTCACTTCCACTTCAAAGCGCAGCACGGTGTTGG
Proteins encoded in this region:
- a CDS encoding FKBP-type peptidyl-prolyl cis-trans isomerase codes for the protein MKFSFSTGLLRLLFPVLLGTAAIATTACKKEEDVDYATVDEGLIKNYLVDNNIANAQRQGSGLYYVPVAPVPAAQQAVAGKTVSVLYTGTLLNGKVFDANNNRFAPFRFSLGTGEVIKGWDEGIALMRKGEKSVLLIPSALGYKNRQAGSIPPNSVLRFEVELLDIQ